CATCTGCATCCTTACAACGTCGGACAGCCCATCTCGTGAGCCGATTTGAGCACGGCAACGTGGCCTCAAACGCAGATGACTGGGGTAATACGGTGAAGTTGAATCGCTTTCCCCTTCGGGGTTAAGCGATCTCTACACCCGCCAGTTTTTGCAGAGAACGTTTACCCGGCAGTATTTGTAGGGAACGTTTACCCGAAGGGAAACGTTGAAGGGGGATAGGTTTTGGGTTGAGCGCACTTTTATCGTTTATGCATTCGGACAGCCCGGCGGTCTATCCCGAATGGGGCTAAGTTTAGCAGGATTTGCTTTGCGCGGAGTAGACGAAGATTCGTCGCTATTCGCTCTGAATCACCTGCGGTACGGTCGTATTGGCAACTCATGGGAGGCCGTGGATATCGTTTTACTCACCAATAGTATCGCAGGCGGCCCGCCTGCCCTTTCGCGCGGAACACCATTTATAAAATCTTTAACTTAGTACTATTGCGGTCTGTCTCTGCCTTTAACCGTTTTACATTCATTTACGTTTATCCGTGGTTCAAAGAAAAGGGTCAAAAAAGCTAAGCACAGCGGAGTTTAATCGGTAGATGAACGCATGTTTTATAAATGAACTGCGTAGACATGCAAAAGGATCAAATGAAGAGTTTAAAAATCGCATTATGTCTGTTGGTTGCTGCGCAGGTTGCGTCAGCCGCTAAAAAGGTGGATATGGACGTCTGGGGCCCGCTGATGGAACGGGGCGTTCCGCAGTGGGCGAAAGATGCCAAGTTTGGAATCTATGCGCACTGGGGCGTCTATTCCGTGGCCGGGCAGTGGGATTTCGCGGAACCGAACTGGGGCAATGGATATATCTGTGGCTACCAGCGTTATTATTCCACCAGCCCGAAGCAGGATATGCGCGTTCAGTTTGAAAAGAACGTCGGGCCGATTCAGGAAGGCTTCGGCTATAAGGATCTCGCGAAACAGTTCCAACCCATTGATTTTGATCCCGACTACTGGGCTGACTTGATGGCGCGTTCCGGAGCAAAATATGCGGGCATCTGCGCGATTCATCATGATGGTTATGCGATGTGGGACAGCGATGTGATTGACCTCTGCGCGGGCAAGCTCGGACCGAAACGCGATCTGCTGGGTGACATGATGAAGGCCATCGAAAAACACGGTATGAAGACCTTTACCTCTTTCCACCACGCGCGGACCTATAAACATTTTCAGGGTCTTCGTAAAAAGCTTGCGGCCGATCCAGACTATGCCCAGGTCGATCTGCTCGATCCGAATCTGCGGAACTACTATTGGTATGCGGGCGACGAGGACTACTTTGCGGACATCCGTTACAAGCTGACCAGGGAAGTGATCGACAAATATCAGCCGGACGGCATCTGGTTTGACGGCGGTGGCGGAAAATACGGTACGGAGGTCGTGTTGAACGACTTTTTTAATATGGGCGATAAAGCCGGTAAAGAAGTGGTGGTGCACAACAAAGGCAACTTCCCTGAAAAATTCGGCGTCTATTCCTATGAAAACGGCCATGCCCGTCCGCTCTACATCGAATGGCCGTGGGAAGATGATACACCATCGGCCACCGGCTGGTGTGACTGGCCCTGGTTCAAGGATATCGAATATAAAAAGCCCCGCGATATTGTCGTGCGCCTCTGCGATCTCGTGGCGCGCAACGGCGGGTTGCTGCTTTCCATGAATCCTCGGCCCGATGGAAAACTCGACCAGGGACAGATCGATCTGCTGGAAGGCATCGGTTCCTGGCTTGATGGGAACGGCGAGGCCATTTACGCAACGGTGCCATGGAAAATTTTCGCGGAAGGCAATACCGGCCATTTAAAATATTATCAGTATAAAGCCGATGGAACGAAATCCCGTGGTGTCCAGCCTGATCCGAAGCAGCTGACGCATGAAGACGTACGTTTTACCCGCAACGGCGAGAGCCTGTATGCCACCGTGCTAGGGGTTCCAACCTCTGGAACTGCGGTTATCCAATCGCTTGGGAATGGAACCTCTGTTTCTGAGTCTAACAAGATAAAATCCATTGAGCTGCTGGGGCATGGGCCGGTGAAGTGGAGCCGGTCGGAAGATGCACTGAGCATCACGCTTCCGGCGGAACTGCCGAACGAATGGGCGCTCTCCTTTAAGATCAATGTCGATGGCGAACTGGACAAGAGTAAGCCGGATGTTGACGGTTCAAAAATGAAGTTGC
This DNA window, taken from Pontiella desulfatans, encodes the following:
- a CDS encoding alpha-L-fucosidase; amino-acid sequence: MKSLKIALCLLVAAQVASAAKKVDMDVWGPLMERGVPQWAKDAKFGIYAHWGVYSVAGQWDFAEPNWGNGYICGYQRYYSTSPKQDMRVQFEKNVGPIQEGFGYKDLAKQFQPIDFDPDYWADLMARSGAKYAGICAIHHDGYAMWDSDVIDLCAGKLGPKRDLLGDMMKAIEKHGMKTFTSFHHARTYKHFQGLRKKLAADPDYAQVDLLDPNLRNYYWYAGDEDYFADIRYKLTREVIDKYQPDGIWFDGGGGKYGTEVVLNDFFNMGDKAGKEVVVHNKGNFPEKFGVYSYENGHARPLYIEWPWEDDTPSATGWCDWPWFKDIEYKKPRDIVVRLCDLVARNGGLLLSMNPRPDGKLDQGQIDLLEGIGSWLDGNGEAIYATVPWKIFAEGNTGHLKYYQYKADGTKSRGVQPDPKQLTHEDVRFTRNGESLYATVLGVPTSGTAVIQSLGNGTSVSESNKIKSIELLGHGPVKWSRSEDALSITLPAELPNEWALSFKINVDGELDKSKPDVDGSKMKLPKQT